A window of the Bradyrhizobium ottawaense genome harbors these coding sequences:
- a CDS encoding Hsp20/alpha crystallin family protein, whose translation MNRLFDVFHDRLGGLMPAGLPQGHMQGHMMPSIGVSETDQEMRISADLPGVSEDDISVSLVDDILTIRGEKKLDEKATYHIIERSRGSFLRSLRLPYSVETDKIRADFANGVLTVTLPKCKDKETSRKIPVHCGQPSGSPLPSEQAMQRQSERPAGSDPDE comes from the coding sequence ATGAACCGGTTGTTCGATGTGTTTCACGACAGGCTTGGCGGCTTGATGCCGGCCGGTCTGCCGCAGGGCCACATGCAGGGCCACATGATGCCCAGCATCGGCGTGAGCGAGACAGATCAGGAGATGCGGATTAGCGCTGATCTGCCGGGCGTGAGTGAGGACGACATCAGCGTCTCCCTCGTCGACGACATACTCACCATTCGCGGCGAGAAGAAGCTCGACGAGAAGGCGACTTACCACATTATAGAGCGCTCGCGCGGCAGCTTCCTGCGTTCGTTGCGGTTGCCGTACTCGGTCGAGACCGACAAGATCCGAGCCGACTTCGCCAATGGTGTGCTCACGGTGACGCTGCCGAAATGCAAGGACAAGGAAACAAGCCGGAAAATTCCGGTTCACTGCGGCCAGCCATCTGGCTCGCCGCTGCCTTCCGAACAAGCGATGCAGCGACAAAGCGAACGTCCTGCGGGCAGCGATCCAGACGAGTAG